Proteins encoded together in one Streptomyces sp. TLI_171 window:
- a CDS encoding bifunctional [glutamine synthetase] adenylyltransferase/[glutamine synthetase]-adenylyl-L-tyrosine phosphorylase, translated as MTNEERAGSRVSRLETRLVRRGFSDPDQAVRLLAEPALHGLASDPVLLDALGAAADPDQALFGLARLLEALDPHERHTLRDTLTTSKPLRDRLLGVLGASTALADHLARHPRDWHALVTFELRDIHPGRGEFLSELARRVDSATGNKADALRAAYRRCLLAIAARDLSGTTDLPQAAAELADLAGATLQTALELAAEQDPAAAAACRLAVIGMGKCGGRELNYVSDVDVVFVAEPREGVEEQRAMQAATRLAAATMRLCSDTTGEGTIWPVDANLRPEGRNGPLVRTLASHLAYYQRWAKTWEFQALLKARPVAGDAELGRAYAEAIAPMVWQAAARENFVTDVQQMRRRVIDAIPAGEVDRQLKLGPGGLRDVEFSVQLLQLVHGRTDESLRSGNTLEALAALSAGGYVGRADAASLDGAYRFLRSLEHRIQLQRLRRTHLMPTDPADLRRLARTMTPLINDAAFVGETGRADPVAALQREWKRHAVEVRRLHERLFYRPLLDAVAELPVAELRVTRAGAAGLSTEAAKQRLAALGYADPAAALRHISALASGVSRKAAIQRTLLPVLLGWFADSADPDAGLLNFRQVSDALGRTPWYLRLLRDEGAAAEQLARVLSAGRLAPDLLLRAPEAVAMLGDPNGLAPRGRPALEAEILAAVGRAADPAAGVAAVRAVRRRELFRTAAADLLGRLGADDPAALDVAGEALTSITAATLQGALRAAVNGWEARNGELPTRISIIGMGRFGGHELGYGSDADVLFVHEPRLGVLDEDAAKAAQAVIHELRTLLAAPSVEPPLLVDADLRPEGRQGRLVRTLSSYAAYYARWSHAWESQALLRAEPMVGDAELGERFRLLIDPLRFPGTGVSERDLIEIRRIKARIEAERLPRGADPTTHTKIGRGGLADVEWTVQLLQLQHGHEVPELRTTRTRAALAAAAAAGLVDREDAEVLDAAWVLASRVRAAVMLVRGRAGDSFPGDARELAGVARYLGYGVGHSGELLDEYRRTTRRARRAVERLFYGAEA; from the coding sequence ATGACGAACGAGGAACGGGCCGGCAGCCGGGTCAGCCGGCTGGAGACCCGACTGGTGCGGCGGGGGTTCTCCGATCCGGACCAGGCGGTGCGGCTGCTGGCCGAGCCCGCGCTGCACGGGCTCGCGAGCGACCCGGTGCTGCTGGACGCGCTGGGGGCGGCCGCCGACCCCGACCAGGCGCTGTTCGGGCTGGCCCGGCTGCTGGAGGCGCTCGATCCGCACGAGCGGCACACCCTGCGCGACACCCTCACCACCTCGAAGCCGCTGCGGGACCGCCTGCTGGGGGTGCTGGGCGCGTCCACCGCGCTCGCCGACCACCTGGCGCGGCACCCCCGGGACTGGCACGCCCTGGTCACCTTCGAACTGCGCGACATCCACCCGGGCCGGGGCGAGTTCCTGAGCGAGCTGGCCCGCCGGGTGGACTCCGCGACGGGCAACAAGGCGGACGCGCTGCGGGCCGCGTACCGGCGCTGCCTGCTGGCGATCGCCGCCCGCGACCTGTCCGGCACCACCGACCTGCCGCAGGCCGCGGCCGAACTGGCCGACCTGGCCGGGGCCACCCTGCAGACCGCGCTCGAGCTGGCCGCCGAGCAGGACCCGGCGGCGGCCGCGGCCTGCCGGCTGGCGGTCATCGGCATGGGCAAGTGCGGCGGGCGCGAGCTCAACTACGTCTCCGACGTGGACGTGGTCTTCGTCGCGGAGCCGCGCGAGGGCGTCGAGGAGCAGCGCGCCATGCAGGCCGCCACCCGGCTGGCCGCGGCCACCATGCGGCTGTGCTCCGACACCACCGGCGAGGGCACCATCTGGCCGGTCGACGCCAACCTGCGCCCCGAGGGCCGCAACGGGCCGCTGGTGCGCACCCTCGCCAGCCACCTCGCGTACTACCAGCGCTGGGCCAAGACCTGGGAGTTCCAGGCGCTGCTGAAGGCCCGCCCGGTGGCCGGCGACGCCGAGCTCGGCCGCGCCTACGCCGAGGCGATCGCCCCGATGGTGTGGCAGGCCGCCGCCCGGGAGAACTTCGTCACCGACGTGCAGCAGATGCGCCGCCGGGTGATCGACGCGATCCCGGCGGGCGAGGTCGACCGGCAGCTGAAGCTCGGCCCGGGCGGGCTGCGCGACGTGGAGTTCTCGGTGCAGCTGCTGCAGCTGGTGCACGGGCGCACCGACGAGTCGCTGCGCAGCGGCAACACCCTGGAGGCGCTGGCGGCGCTGAGCGCGGGCGGGTACGTCGGGCGGGCCGACGCGGCCTCGCTGGACGGCGCGTACCGCTTCCTGCGGTCGCTGGAGCACCGCATCCAGCTGCAACGGCTGCGCCGCACCCACCTGATGCCCACCGATCCCGCGGACCTGCGCCGGCTGGCCCGCACCATGACCCCGCTGATCAACGACGCCGCGTTCGTCGGGGAGACCGGCCGGGCCGACCCGGTGGCCGCGCTGCAACGGGAGTGGAAGCGGCACGCCGTCGAGGTGCGGCGGCTGCACGAGCGACTGTTCTACCGCCCGCTGCTGGACGCCGTCGCGGAACTGCCGGTGGCCGAGCTGAGGGTCACCCGGGCCGGCGCGGCGGGGCTGTCCACCGAGGCCGCCAAGCAGCGGCTGGCCGCGCTCGGCTACGCCGATCCGGCCGCCGCGCTGCGGCACATCTCGGCGCTGGCCTCGGGGGTCAGCCGGAAGGCCGCGATCCAGCGCACCCTGCTGCCGGTGCTGCTCGGCTGGTTCGCCGACTCCGCCGACCCGGACGCCGGCCTGCTGAACTTCCGCCAGGTCTCCGACGCGCTCGGCCGCACCCCCTGGTACCTGCGCCTGCTGCGGGACGAGGGCGCCGCCGCCGAGCAGCTGGCCCGGGTGCTGTCCGCCGGGCGGCTCGCGCCCGACCTGCTGCTGCGCGCCCCGGAGGCGGTCGCGATGCTCGGCGACCCGAACGGGCTCGCCCCGCGCGGCCGGCCGGCGCTGGAGGCGGAGATCCTGGCCGCCGTCGGCCGGGCGGCCGATCCGGCCGCGGGGGTGGCGGCCGTGCGCGCCGTGCGGCGGCGGGAGCTGTTCCGCACGGCGGCCGCCGACCTGCTCGGGCGCCTCGGCGCGGACGACCCGGCGGCGCTGGACGTGGCGGGCGAGGCGCTGACCTCGATCACGGCCGCCACCCTGCAGGGCGCGCTGCGCGCCGCGGTCAACGGCTGGGAGGCCCGCAACGGCGAGCTGCCCACCCGGATCTCGATCATCGGGATGGGCCGGTTCGGCGGCCACGAGCTGGGCTACGGCTCGGACGCGGACGTGCTGTTCGTCCACGAGCCCCGGCTCGGGGTGCTCGACGAGGACGCCGCGAAGGCCGCGCAGGCGGTGATCCACGAGCTGCGGACGCTGCTGGCCGCGCCCTCGGTGGAGCCCCCGCTGCTGGTCGACGCGGACCTCCGCCCGGAGGGCCGGCAGGGTCGGCTGGTGCGGACCCTCAGCTCCTACGCCGCGTACTACGCGCGGTGGTCGCACGCCTGGGAGAGCCAGGCGCTGCTGCGGGCGGAGCCGATGGTCGGCGACGCGGAGCTGGGGGAGCGGTTCCGGCTGCTGATCGACCCGCTGCGCTTCCCCGGGACGGGGGTCTCCGAGCGGGACCTGATCGAGATCCGCCGGATCAAGGCGAGGATCGAGGCGGAGCGGCTGCCGCGCGGGGCCGATCCCACCACCCACACCAAGATCGGCCGGGGCGGCCTCGCCGACGTCGAGTGGACGGTCCAGCTGCTGCAGCTCCAGCACGGCCACGAGGTGCCGGAGCTGCGCACCACCCGGACCAGGGCCGCGCTGGCCGCCGCGGCGGCGGCCGGGCTGGTGGACCGGGAGGACGCGGAGGTGCTCGACGCCGCGTGGGTGCTGGCCTCCCGGGTGCGGGCCGCGGTCATGCTGGTCCGCGGCCGGGCCGGGGACTCGTTCCCGGGCGACGCGCGCGAACTCGCCGGGGTGGCCCGCTACCTGGGCTACGGCGTGGGGCACTCCGGCGAGCTGCTGGACGAGTACCGCCGGACGACGCGGCGCGCCCGCCGTGCGGTGGAGCGGCTGTTCTACGGCGCCGAGGCGTGA
- a CDS encoding glycosyltransferase family 2 protein — MTYAVTVLIPAHDEADFIADAVESALAQTVRPVRVLVVADACTDDTAGIARRCGADVLEVHQESKPRSLNLALAEVTTEYVALLDADGYFASPDVLETCLVRMGEKGFGGVCMSVTPHSVKGVFQRSRTIEWAAAHRMSRTVESWHGWVAVLSGCAGVYRTDAVRSVDGWSTDSLCEDVELALKMNRSGLRAGFVPGAYVCVRDPGSWRVYWRQTHRWAAGWAQALYKHRGLFFRSWGFTRVFGAMLVDSALLASGYVSLLYHLATGFAEFDTFRWMGWWFLVMGVITLGTASLQIGIRRTLVNYPAYLLVGTLGALLSLWVMFREWVLGRHLTSWTGRQGRRTVITRMSDRRRLVLTAIGGGAGGLGSLLGALRHRPDLTLTGAAATGSVLVAAVLWHLVGRLPERVDPAAAGT, encoded by the coding sequence GTGACCTACGCCGTCACCGTGCTGATCCCGGCACACGACGAGGCGGACTTCATCGCTGACGCGGTGGAGTCCGCACTGGCGCAGACGGTCCGGCCGGTCCGGGTGCTGGTCGTCGCGGACGCGTGCACCGACGACACCGCCGGGATCGCCCGGCGGTGCGGCGCCGACGTCCTGGAGGTCCACCAGGAGAGCAAGCCGCGCTCGCTGAACCTCGCCCTCGCGGAGGTGACCACCGAGTACGTGGCCCTGCTCGACGCCGACGGCTACTTCGCCTCCCCCGACGTGCTGGAGACGTGCCTGGTCAGGATGGGGGAGAAGGGCTTCGGCGGCGTCTGCATGTCCGTCACGCCGCACAGCGTGAAGGGGGTGTTCCAGCGCTCGCGGACCATCGAGTGGGCGGCCGCCCACCGGATGTCGCGGACGGTGGAGTCCTGGCACGGCTGGGTGGCGGTGCTCTCCGGCTGCGCCGGGGTCTACCGCACCGACGCGGTCCGGTCGGTCGACGGGTGGTCCACCGACAGCCTCTGCGAGGACGTCGAACTGGCCCTGAAGATGAACCGCTCCGGCCTGCGGGCGGGCTTCGTGCCGGGCGCGTACGTCTGCGTCCGGGACCCGGGCAGCTGGCGGGTCTACTGGCGGCAGACCCACCGCTGGGCGGCCGGCTGGGCCCAGGCCCTGTACAAACACCGCGGGCTGTTCTTCCGCAGCTGGGGATTCACCCGGGTGTTCGGCGCGATGCTCGTGGACAGCGCACTGCTCGCCAGCGGATATGTCTCGCTGCTTTACCACCTGGCCACCGGATTCGCGGAATTCGACACCTTCCGCTGGATGGGCTGGTGGTTCCTGGTCATGGGCGTGATCACCCTCGGCACGGCCAGCCTGCAGATCGGGATCCGGCGGACGCTGGTGAACTACCCGGCCTACCTGCTGGTGGGCACGCTGGGGGCGCTGCTGTCGCTGTGGGTGATGTTCCGCGAATGGGTGCTGGGCAGACACCTGACCTCCTGGACCGGACGGCAGGGCCGACGGACCGTCATCACCCGGATGTCGGACCGGCGCAGACTGGTGCTCACCGCGATCGGCGGCGGGGCGGGCGGGCTCGGGTCGCTGCTCGGCGCGCTCCGGCACCGGCCGGACCTGACCCTGACCGGAGCCGCGGCCACCGGATCCGTGCTGGTCGCCGCGGTGCTGTGGCACCTGGTGGGCCGGCTCCCGGAACGGGTCGACCCGGCGGCCGCCGGAACCTGA